The Rhodohalobacter barkolensis genome includes the window GTAGCCCGGTTAGCTTATAAATAGCTTCTTCAAGTGAAATTAATTTCTCATCACGCACATATTTACCCAATAATCGGGCAAAATTACCCCAGGCTCTGGGATGCATCTGCCGGTTTAAGATGTCACCTTCGGCCGCAAATGTACCTCCATCCGAACCGAAACTCATCCAGGGCAGCTTAATCTGACGTTTTACGTTCTCTTCGCTCATTAAATAGTAGATGGCACCAATTCGGTTGTTGTCTTCCACGGTTAAATCAACAGCTGTTCGCACTTCGTCATCATCGCCTCGCTCTGCAGTAATTTCACTGAGAGTCATGCCCACATATTTCTGAAGTTCTTCACTTCGGAGACCCACAACGATAATTCCTTCTCCACCACCTGCCATCAGATAAAAATTTTCCCATTCATCCGATGGAGTTTTAATCTCTTCAATAATCTTTTCCCGAGTTTCAGGATCTTTTAACCGTTCAATCCAGGCCGAGTGACCTCCATCCTGCGTCCAGGGTGGGAAAATGGCGGCAAGACTTGTTGCGGCGGCATCGTATGTATACATGTTAGCCGTTACGGGTTGACCTTCTGAACGCACCTCTTCAACTCTGTCGATCACTTCATCAAGCTTGTGCCAGTTCTGCTGACCGGCAGCTTTTAAGTGGTGGATTTCTGCATGTACTCCGGCTTCCTGTCCAATAGTAATTAATTCTTCAACAGACTCTACAAAACGGTTTCCTTCACTGCGAAGGTGGGAGATGTACATTCCGTCATACTCCCCGACAACTTTCGCCATTTCTATGAGTTCATCGGTTTCTGCATAAAATGCAGGCGCGTAAATTAGTGAAGTACCGAGCCCCATTG containing:
- a CDS encoding N-acyl-D-amino-acid deacylase family protein, which gives rise to MLKQLLFLVFVTLIFASCKAEQYDVIITNGIVYDGTGSFPTEADIGIRGDKIVKIGTIQNRSGASEVINAGGKAVSPGFINMLSWGAGSLMNDGRSMSGIKQGVTLELFGEGSSLGPLSDQMQKERWGDDPSNYQWKTLGEALDFMESGGISTNVGSFVGATTLRIHQVGRTDREPTEDELENMRSLTDEAMREGAMGLGTSLIYAPAFYAETDELIEMAKVVGEYDGMYISHLRSEGNRFVESVEELITIGQEAGVHAEIHHLKAAGQQNWHKLDEVIDRVEEVRSEGQPVTANMYTYDAAATSLAAIFPPWTQDGGHSAWIERLKDPETREKIIEEIKTPSDEWENFYLMAGGGEGIIVVGLRSEELQKYVGMTLSEITAERGDDDEVRTAVDLTVEDNNRIGAIYYLMSEENVKRQIKLPWMSFGSDGGTFAAEGDILNRQMHPRAWGNFARLLGKYVRDEKLISLEEAIYKLTGLPATNLKLNQRGFLKEGYYADIVIFDPDQIEDHATFENPHQYATGVEHVFVNGVQVLKSSEHTGEMPGRFVKGPGYYAAQN